One genomic segment of Roseovarius carneus includes these proteins:
- a CDS encoding putative rhamnosyl transferase produces MRVIGICRFSYPALGGFKRMHDTVAEREAYLYAPARMALRFAHFEALTLPSIAAQTDPDFTFLVIIGQNMPKPFLDRLHDICAPIPQIKIVEWEPMKHRLALQLAIQAELGDPAPESLQFRLDDDDAVGVDFIQQIRLIARRSERLRRREPRMVIEFNTGYSATLTKDGILCEEVISAFWACGLAVYFAAGDRRTIMNYGHHKLHHEMPALVTPRPPMYIRAKHTDNDSAAKFVPKGLAPMNDDQRRVFKHRFNVEEDAVKALFAALDAPRGKG; encoded by the coding sequence ATGCGCGTCATCGGCATCTGCCGCTTCTCCTACCCAGCACTTGGCGGGTTCAAACGGATGCACGACACGGTGGCGGAGCGTGAGGCCTATCTTTACGCGCCTGCCCGCATGGCCTTGCGCTTTGCGCATTTTGAAGCGCTGACCCTGCCCTCCATCGCCGCACAAACGGACCCCGACTTCACCTTTCTGGTGATCATCGGGCAAAATATGCCCAAGCCGTTTCTGGACCGTCTCCATGATATCTGCGCCCCCATCCCACAGATCAAAATCGTCGAATGGGAACCGATGAAACACCGCCTCGCCCTGCAACTGGCCATTCAGGCCGAGCTGGGAGACCCCGCGCCAGAATCACTGCAATTCCGGCTCGATGATGATGATGCGGTGGGGGTGGATTTCATCCAACAGATCCGCCTCATTGCGCGGCGGTCCGAGCGTCTGCGCCGCCGCGAGCCGCGCATGGTGATCGAATTCAACACTGGCTACTCCGCCACGCTGACCAAAGACGGCATTTTGTGCGAGGAGGTGATCAGCGCCTTCTGGGCCTGCGGCCTCGCGGTCTATTTTGCCGCCGGGGACAGACGCACGATCATGAATTACGGCCACCACAAGCTACACCACGAAATGCCCGCCCTCGTGACCCCGCGCCCGCCGATGTATATCCGCGCCAAACATACAGATAACGACAGCGCGGCCAAGTTCGTGCCAAAAGGTCTCGCGCCCATGAATGACGATCAGCGGCGCGTCTTCAAACACCGCTTCAACGTCGAGGAGGACGCCGTGAAAGCGCTATTCGCCGCCCTAGACGCGCCTCGCGGTAAAGGGTAA
- a CDS encoding DMT family transporter encodes MARSDNLTAAIFMMVSMAAFTINDTFMKMLAGDMPFNQLLFLRGLFTSIAVGGIAWWMGAFRFALGGRDARIIALRTLAELGATYCFLTALFNMPLANVTAILQALPLTLTLAAALFLRDPVGWRRMVAVLVGFAGVMLIVRPGPEGFNPYALYGLGAVCCVTLRDLATRGLSREVPSMLVTFVTAMVLMVVFGLASLGTPWEPLAARETGLIVAASGFVIVGYLFSVMVMRVGEISFSAPFRYTAILWALLLGWLAFGEWPDPLTLLGAGIVVGCGLFTLYREARLGRRIALSRRPPRR; translated from the coding sequence ATGGCACGCTCGGACAATCTCACAGCTGCGATCTTCATGATGGTCTCGATGGCCGCATTCACCATTAATGATACGTTCATGAAGATGCTGGCAGGCGACATGCCGTTCAATCAGCTTTTGTTTTTGCGTGGGCTGTTCACATCAATTGCCGTGGGCGGAATCGCTTGGTGGATGGGGGCGTTTCGCTTCGCACTTGGTGGGCGGGATGCGCGGATCATTGCGCTGCGCACCCTTGCTGAGCTTGGCGCGACCTATTGTTTTTTGACTGCCCTCTTCAACATGCCTTTGGCCAATGTAACGGCGATTTTGCAGGCATTGCCGCTCACCTTGACGCTGGCGGCGGCGCTTTTTCTGCGCGATCCGGTGGGGTGGCGGCGGATGGTGGCGGTCCTTGTGGGGTTTGCGGGGGTGATGCTGATCGTGCGACCGGGGCCGGAAGGGTTCAACCCATATGCGCTTTACGGGCTGGGGGCTGTGTGTTGCGTCACGCTGCGCGATCTGGCCACGCGGGGTCTTAGCCGGGAGGTGCCGTCGATGCTGGTCACATTTGTGACCGCGATGGTGTTGATGGTGGTCTTCGGGTTGGCCAGTCTGGGTACGCCGTGGGAGCCATTGGCCGCGCGCGAAACAGGGCTCATCGTGGCGGCTTCGGGGTTTGTGATCGTGGGCTATCTCTTTTCGGTGATGGTGATGCGGGTAGGCGAGATCAGCTTTTCCGCGCCGTTTCGCTATACTGCCATCCTTTGGGCGTTGCTTCTGGGATGGCTGGCCTTTGGCGAGTGGCCGGATCCGCTAACCCTTCTGGGGGCAGGGATTGTGGTGGGGTGTGGGCTCTTTACCCTTTACCGCGAGGCGCGTCTAGGGCGGCGAATAGCGCTTTCACGGCGTCCTCCTCGACGTTGA
- a CDS encoding DUF1801 domain-containing protein → MLNGPLDDIVLAVKDIIAGMETDLRYVPKYGGEVLALDPKDDSKFVGGIFIYKDHVSLEFSNGASFEDPKGQLEGKGKFRRHLKFAAVRDVQDKDVRRFLEQAFAG, encoded by the coding sequence ATGTTGAACGGCCCACTGGACGACATCGTGCTGGCGGTGAAAGACATCATCGCGGGGATGGAGACGGACCTGCGCTATGTGCCCAAATATGGCGGTGAGGTTCTGGCGCTTGACCCTAAAGACGACAGCAAATTTGTCGGTGGGATTTTTATCTACAAGGACCATGTCTCGCTGGAGTTCTCGAACGGGGCATCCTTTGAGGACCCAAAAGGGCAGCTTGAAGGCAAGGGTAAATTCCGCCGCCACCTCAAGTTTGCAGCCGTAAGGGACGTTCAGGACAAAGACGTGCGCCGGTTTCTTGAGCAGGCGTTCGCTGGCTAA
- the rpoC gene encoding DNA-directed RNA polymerase subunit beta' → MNQELTNNPFNPVATAQTFDEIKVSLASPERILSWSYGEIKKPETINYRTFKPERDGLFCARIFGPIKDYECLCGKYKRMKYRGVVCEKCGVEVTLQKVRRERMGHIELAAPCAHIWFLKSLPSRIGLMLDMTLRDLERVLYFENYVVIEPGLTDLTYGQMLTEEEFMDAQDAYGTDAFTANIGAEAIRDMLAQIDLENEADNLRADLAVATGELKPKKIIKRLKVVESFLESGNRPEWMVMTVIPVIPPELRPLVPLDGGRFATSDLNDLYRRVINRNNRLKRLIELRAPDIIVRNEKRMLQESVDALFDNGRRGRVITGANKRPLKSLSDMLKGKQGRFRQNLLGKRVDFSGRSVIVTGPELKLHQCGLPKKMALELFKPFIYSRLEAKGLSSTVKQAKKLVEKERPEVWDILDEVIREHPVMLNRAPTLHRLGIQAFEPILIEGKAIQLHPLVCSAFNADFDGDQMAVHVPLSLEAQLEARVLMMSTNNVLSPANGAPIIVPSQDMILGLYYASLERKGMKGEGMAFSSIDEVQHALDAGEVHLHASITARVPQIDAEGNEVMVRFETTPGRVRLGSLLPQNAKAPFSLVNRLLRKKEVQQVIDTVYRYCGQKESVIFCDHIMTMGFREAFKAGISFGKDDMVVPDNKWGIVGETRDQVKGFEQQYMDGLITQGEKYNKVVDAWSKCNDEVTTAMMDTISASKHDDAGVEMEPNSVYMMAHSGARGSVTQMKQLGGMRGLMAKPNGDIIETPIISNFKEGLTVLEYFNSTHGARKGLSDTALKTANSGYLTRRLVDVAQDCIVREHDCGTERAITAEAAVNDGEVVSSLAERVLGRVTAEDLIKPGTDEVIVAKGQLIDELMADAIEEAGIQTARIRSPLTCEAEDGVCAMCYGRDLARGTMVNSGEAVGIIAAQSIGEPGTQLTMRTFHIGGVAQGGQQSFLEASQSGKIAFEGDQTLENSAGETLVMGRNMKLLIMGEGDVELASHKLGYGTKLHVKVGDKVARGDKLFEWDPYTLPIIAERDGMAKFVDLVTGVAVRDETDDATGMTQKIVMDWRAAPKGNELKPEIIIVGSDGEPVRNDAGNPVTYPMSVDAVLSIEEGDDVKAGDVVARIPREGAKTKDITGGLPRVAELFEARRPKDHAIIAEIDGYVRYGRDYKNKRRISIEPADETLETVEYMVPKGKHIPVQEGDFVQKGDYIMDGNPAPHDILAIMGVEALADYMIDEVQDVYRLQGVKINDKHIEVIVRQMLQKWEIQDSGETTLLKGEHVDKAEFDAANAKALSKGVRPAQGEPILLGITKASLQTRSFISAASFQETTRVLTEASVQGKRDKLVGLKENVIVGRLIPAGTGGATQDMRKIAAGRDNVVIEARRVEAEAAAALAAPVIDEDAAPADPFNTPVETPESRDE, encoded by the coding sequence ATGAACCAAGAACTGACAAACAACCCGTTCAACCCTGTCGCGACAGCACAGACGTTTGACGAAATCAAAGTGTCGCTGGCATCGCCCGAGCGGATCCTGAGCTGGTCCTACGGCGAGATCAAAAAGCCCGAGACCATCAACTATCGCACGTTCAAGCCCGAGCGCGATGGCCTCTTTTGTGCGCGTATCTTTGGCCCGATCAAAGATTATGAATGCCTGTGCGGTAAATATAAGCGGATGAAGTATCGCGGCGTTGTCTGCGAGAAATGCGGCGTGGAAGTCACGCTCCAAAAGGTCCGCCGCGAGCGGATGGGCCACATTGAGCTGGCAGCACCCTGTGCGCATATCTGGTTCCTGAAATCCCTGCCATCGCGTATCGGTCTAATGCTCGACATGACGCTGCGCGATCTGGAGCGGGTGCTCTATTTCGAGAACTATGTGGTGATTGAGCCGGGTCTGACGGACCTCACCTATGGTCAGATGCTGACCGAGGAAGAGTTCATGGACGCGCAGGACGCCTATGGCACCGATGCGTTTACCGCCAATATCGGCGCGGAAGCCATCCGCGACATGCTCGCCCAGATTGATCTGGAGAACGAGGCCGATAACCTGCGCGCCGATCTGGCCGTTGCGACGGGCGAATTGAAGCCCAAGAAAATCATCAAGCGTCTGAAAGTGGTCGAGAGCTTCCTCGAATCCGGCAACCGTCCTGAGTGGATGGTGATGACGGTTATTCCGGTCATCCCGCCCGAGCTGCGCCCGCTGGTGCCGCTCGATGGGGGCCGTTTTGCCACGTCCGACCTCAACGATCTGTATCGTCGGGTGATCAACCGTAACAACCGTCTCAAGCGCCTGATCGAGCTGCGCGCGCCCGATATCATCGTGCGCAACGAGAAGCGGATGTTGCAGGAATCCGTCGATGCGCTGTTTGACAATGGCCGTCGTGGCCGCGTGATCACGGGTGCCAACAAACGCCCACTGAAATCCCTGTCGGATATGCTCAAGGGCAAGCAAGGTCGCTTCCGCCAGAACCTTTTGGGCAAGCGGGTCGACTTCTCAGGTCGCTCGGTCATTGTGACTGGCCCGGAACTTAAGCTGCACCAGTGCGGCCTGCCGAAGAAGATGGCGCTGGAGTTGTTCAAGCCGTTCATCTACTCGCGTCTGGAGGCCAAGGGGCTGTCTTCGACGGTCAAACAAGCCAAGAAGCTGGTGGAAAAAGAGCGGCCCGAAGTGTGGGATATCCTCGATGAGGTGATCCGCGAGCATCCCGTGATGCTGAACCGCGCCCCCACGCTGCACCGTCTCGGCATTCAGGCGTTCGAGCCCATCTTGATCGAAGGTAAGGCGATCCAGCTTCACCCGCTGGTCTGCTCGGCCTTCAACGCTGACTTTGATGGCGATCAGATGGCTGTTCACGTGCCGCTGTCGCTGGAAGCACAGCTTGAAGCGCGCGTGCTGATGATGTCCACGAACAACGTCCTCAGCCCCGCCAACGGCGCGCCGATTATTGTGCCGTCGCAGGATATGATCTTGGGTCTCTACTATGCCTCGCTTGAGCGTAAAGGCATGAAGGGCGAAGGCATGGCGTTTTCGTCCATCGATGAGGTCCAGCATGCGCTGGACGCGGGCGAGGTGCATCTGCACGCGTCCATCACAGCCCGCGTGCCGCAGATTGATGCCGAAGGTAATGAGGTGATGGTGCGGTTTGAGACCACACCGGGCCGCGTGCGTCTGGGCAGCCTTCTGCCGCAGAACGCCAAGGCCCCGTTCAGCCTTGTGAACCGTCTTCTGCGCAAGAAAGAAGTGCAGCAGGTCATCGACACTGTCTACCGCTATTGCGGCCAAAAAGAGAGTGTCATCTTCTGCGATCACATCATGACGATGGGCTTCCGCGAGGCCTTCAAGGCCGGGATTTCCTTCGGCAAGGATGACATGGTGGTGCCCGATAACAAATGGGGCATCGTCGGGGAGACCCGCGATCAAGTCAAAGGCTTCGAGCAGCAATATATGGACGGCCTGATCACTCAGGGTGAGAAATATAACAAAGTTGTCGATGCCTGGTCCAAGTGTAACGACGAAGTCACCACGGCGATGATGGATACGATTTCGGCCTCCAAGCATGATGATGCGGGCGTCGAAATGGAGCCAAACTCGGTCTACATGATGGCCCACTCCGGTGCGCGTGGCTCGGTTACGCAGATGAAGCAGCTGGGCGGGATGCGTGGCCTGATGGCCAAGCCGAATGGCGACATCATCGAGACGCCGATCATCTCGAACTTCAAGGAAGGTCTGACCGTTCTTGAATACTTCAACTCGACCCACGGCGCCCGGAAGGGTCTGTCGGATACTGCTCTGAAAACGGCAAACTCAGGCTACCTGACCCGCCGTCTGGTGGACGTGGCACAAGACTGCATCGTGCGCGAGCATGATTGCGGGACCGAGCGTGCGATCACCGCAGAGGCGGCCGTCAATGATGGTGAAGTTGTCTCCTCGCTGGCCGAGCGGGTTCTGGGCCGGGTGACGGCCGAGGACCTGATCAAGCCGGGCACCGATGAGGTGATCGTGGCCAAGGGTCAGCTGATTGACGAGCTGATGGCAGACGCGATTGAGGAGGCGGGCATCCAGACTGCGCGCATCCGCTCACCGCTGACCTGTGAGGCCGAAGATGGTGTTTGCGCCATGTGTTACGGGCGTGATCTTGCGCGCGGCACCATGGTCAACAGCGGCGAGGCGGTGGGTATCATCGCGGCGCAATCCATTGGTGAGCCGGGTACACAGCTGACGATGCGGACGTTCCACATCGGCGGCGTTGCTCAAGGTGGTCAGCAATCCTTCCTTGAGGCGAGCCAATCCGGCAAGATTGCCTTCGAGGGCGACCAAACGCTGGAGAATTCCGCGGGCGAGACGCTGGTAATGGGCCGGAACATGAAGCTCTTGATCATGGGCGAAGGCGATGTCGAACTGGCCAGCCACAAGCTGGGCTACGGCACCAAGCTGCATGTCAAAGTGGGCGACAAGGTTGCGCGCGGAGACAAGCTCTTTGAATGGGACCCCTACACGCTTCCCATTATCGCAGAGCGTGACGGGATGGCGAAATTCGTCGACCTCGTGACCGGCGTTGCCGTGCGCGACGAGACGGATGATGCCACAGGCATGACCCAGAAGATCGTGATGGATTGGCGCGCGGCCCCCAAGGGCAACGAGCTGAAGCCTGAGATCATCATCGTGGGCAGCGATGGCGAGCCTGTGCGCAACGATGCAGGCAACCCGGTGACCTATCCGATGTCGGTGGATGCGGTTCTGAGCATCGAAGAGGGTGATGACGTCAAGGCGGGCGACGTGGTGGCACGTATTCCGCGCGAGGGCGCCAAGACCAAGGACATCACCGGCGGTCTGCCGCGTGTGGCCGAACTCTTTGAGGCACGTCGCCCCAAGGATCATGCAATCATTGCCGAAATCGATGGCTATGTCCGCTATGGCCGTGACTATAAGAACAAGCGTCGGATTTCGATTGAACCAGCAGATGAGACGCTGGAGACGGTCGAATACATGGTGCCCAAGGGCAAGCACATTCCGGTGCAGGAAGGAGACTTCGTGCAGAAGGGCGATTATATCATGGACGGCAACCCTGCGCCGCATGATATTCTCGCCATCATGGGTGTGGAGGCTCTGGCCGATTACATGATCGACGAGGTTCAGGACGTCTACCGTCTCCAAGGTGTGAAGATTAACGACAAACACATCGAAGTTATCGTGCGCCAGATGCTCCAGAAGTGGGAAATTCAGGACAGCGGTGAGACAACCCTTCTGAAGGGTGAGCATGTGGACAAGGCCGAGTTTGATGCGGCCAACGCCAAAGCGCTCTCCAAGGGCGTGCGTCCTGCTCAGGGGGAGCCGATCCTTTTGGGGATCACCAAGGCGAGCTTGCAGACACGGTCGTTCATCTCGGCGGCGTCCTTCCAGGAAACCACGCGGGTTCTGACCGAAGCCTCGGTGCAGGGCAAGCGTGACAAGCTGGTTGGCCTCAAGGAAAACGTCATCGTGGGCCGCCTTATCCCGGCGGGTACGGGCGGGGCGACGCAGGATATGCGTAAGATCGCAGCGGGCCGCGACAACGTGGTCATTGAGGCGCGCCGTGTGGAGGCCGAAGCGGCCGCCGCTCTGGCCGCTCCGGTGATTGATGAGGATGCGGCCCCGGCCGATCCGTTCAACACTCCGGTAGAGACGCCCGAGAGCCGCGACGAGTAA
- the rpoB gene encoding DNA-directed RNA polymerase subunit beta, with product MAQTYLGQKRLRKYFGKIREVLEMPNLIEVQKSSYDLFLNSGDSPVPLDGEGIKGVFQSVFPISDFNETSVIEFVSYELEKPKYDVEECMQRDMTYAAPLKVTLRLIVFDIDEDTGAKSVKDIKEQDVFMGDMPLMTPNGTFVVNGTERVIVSQMHRSPGVFFDHDKGKTHSSGKLLFACRIIPYRGSWLDFEFDAKDIVFARIDRRRKLPVTTLLYSLGLDQEDIMNAYYDTVDFKLKKNKGWVTKFFPERARGTRPTYDLVDAKTGEVIAESGKKVTPRAVKKLIDEGNVTELLVPYEHILGKFVARDIINEETGAIYVEAGDELTLEYDKAGEVTGGSLKELLDAGITTIPVLDIDNINVGPYMRNTMAADKNMNRSTALMDIYRVMRPGEPPTEEAASNLFDTLFFDSERYDLSAVGRVKMNMRLALEKPDTQRTLDRDDIVACIKALVELRDGKGDIDDIDHLGNRRVRSVGELMENQYRVGLLRMERAIKERMSSVEIDTVMPQDLINAKPAAAAVREFFGSSQLSQFMDQTNPLSEVTHKRRLSALGPGGLTRERAGFEVRDVHPTHYGRMCPIETPEGPNIGLINSLATFARVNKYGFIETPYRKVVDRKVTDEVQYMSATEEMRHTVAQANAKLDADGRFENDLVSTRQSGDYMLAPSDAVDLIDVSPKQLVSVAASLIPFLENDDANRALMGSNMMRQALPLLQAEAPLVGTGIEGVVARDSGAAIMAKRAGIIDQVDAQRIVVRATEDMEPGDPGVDIYRLRKFQRSNQNSCINQRPLVKVGDTVGKGEVIADGPATDMGELAVGRNVVVAFMPWNGYNFEDSILISERMSRDDVFTSVHIEEFEVAARDTKLGPEEITRDIPNVGEEALRNLDEAGIVYIGADVEPGDILVGKITPKGESPMTPEEKLLRAIFGEKASDVRDTSLRVKPGDFGTVVEVRVFNRHGVEKDERALQIEREEVERLARDRDDEMAILDRNIYARLGTMILGKTAVKGPKGVKSNSEITEELLGTLTKGQWWQLALKEEADAQIMEALNAQYEAQKRALDARFEDKVEKVRRGDDLPPGVMKMVKVFIAVKRKLQPGDKMAGRHGNKGVISKVVPMEDMPFLADGTPVDFCLNPLGVPSRMNVGQILETHMGWAARSFGIKIDEALQDYRRSGDLTPVREAMRLAYGDDVYEEGIEGMGEDQLVEAAGNVTTGVPIATPVFDGAKEADVNDALSRAGFDTSGQSILFDGRTGEQFARPVTVGVKYLLKLHHLVDDKIHARSTGPYSLVTQQPLGGKAQFGGQRFGEMEVWALEAYGAAYTLQEMLTVKSDDVAGRTKVYESIVKGEDSFDAGVPESFNVLVKEVRGLGLNMELLDSEGEE from the coding sequence ATGGCTCAGACCTACCTTGGCCAAAAGCGTTTGCGTAAGTACTTCGGAAAAATCCGCGAAGTCCTCGAAATGCCGAACCTTATCGAGGTTCAGAAATCCTCCTATGACCTCTTTCTGAACTCGGGCGATAGCCCTGTTCCGTTGGATGGTGAAGGCATCAAAGGTGTCTTCCAGTCGGTGTTCCCGATCTCGGATTTCAACGAGACGAGCGTGATCGAATTCGTCAGCTATGAGCTGGAGAAGCCGAAATACGACGTTGAAGAGTGCATGCAGCGCGACATGACCTATGCCGCACCGCTGAAGGTCACCTTGCGTCTGATCGTGTTCGATATCGACGAGGATACTGGTGCCAAGTCAGTCAAGGACATCAAGGAGCAGGACGTCTTCATGGGCGATATGCCCCTTATGACGCCCAACGGCACCTTTGTTGTCAACGGCACTGAGCGTGTGATCGTGTCTCAGATGCACCGCTCTCCCGGCGTGTTCTTTGACCATGACAAGGGCAAGACCCACTCCTCGGGCAAGCTTCTCTTTGCCTGCCGCATTATTCCCTATCGCGGCAGCTGGCTCGACTTTGAATTTGACGCGAAGGACATCGTGTTTGCGCGCATCGACCGCCGCCGCAAACTGCCCGTGACAACGCTTCTCTATTCGCTTGGCCTCGACCAAGAGGACATCATGAATGCGTATTACGACACGGTTGATTTCAAGCTGAAGAAGAACAAGGGCTGGGTCACCAAGTTCTTCCCCGAACGTGCCCGTGGCACGCGCCCCACCTATGATCTGGTGGATGCGAAAACCGGCGAAGTGATCGCTGAGTCGGGCAAGAAAGTCACGCCTCGCGCGGTCAAGAAACTGATCGACGAAGGCAACGTGACCGAGCTGCTCGTCCCATACGAGCATATCTTGGGCAAGTTCGTCGCGCGCGACATCATCAACGAAGAGACCGGCGCGATTTATGTCGAGGCGGGTGATGAGCTGACGCTTGAATATGACAAGGCGGGCGAAGTGACCGGCGGCTCCCTGAAAGAGCTTCTGGACGCAGGAATCACCACGATCCCGGTGCTCGACATCGACAATATCAATGTCGGCCCCTACATGCGCAACACGATGGCGGCGGACAAGAACATGAACCGCTCCACCGCGCTCATGGATATCTACCGCGTGATGCGCCCCGGCGAGCCGCCCACGGAAGAGGCCGCGTCAAACCTCTTTGATACGCTTTTCTTTGACAGCGAACGCTATGACCTGAGCGCCGTGGGCCGTGTGAAGATGAACATGCGTCTGGCGCTTGAGAAGCCTGACACGCAGCGCACGCTGGACCGCGATGATATCGTGGCCTGCATCAAGGCGCTGGTTGAGCTGCGCGATGGCAAGGGCGATATCGACGATATCGACCACCTCGGAAACCGCCGCGTTCGCTCGGTTGGGGAATTGATGGAGAACCAGTATCGTGTGGGCCTCCTGCGGATGGAGCGCGCGATCAAGGAGCGTATGTCGAGTGTCGAGATCGACACCGTTATGCCTCAGGATCTGATCAATGCGAAACCAGCCGCCGCCGCCGTGCGTGAGTTCTTTGGCTCAAGCCAGCTGTCGCAGTTCATGGACCAGACCAACCCGCTCTCGGAAGTGACGCATAAGCGCCGCCTCTCCGCGCTTGGGCCAGGGGGTCTGACACGCGAGCGTGCGGGCTTTGAGGTGCGCGATGTGCACCCAACCCACTACGGTCGCATGTGCCCGATTGAAACGCCCGAGGGGCCGAATATTGGTCTTATCAACTCGCTCGCGACATTCGCGCGGGTGAACAAATATGGCTTCATCGAGACGCCCTATCGCAAGGTTGTGGACCGCAAGGTCACGGACGAAGTGCAATACATGTCTGCGACTGAGGAAATGCGCCACACGGTTGCTCAGGCCAACGCAAAGCTTGACGCAGATGGCCGGTTTGAGAACGATCTGGTCAGCACGCGCCAGTCGGGTGATTACATGCTCGCGCCCAGCGATGCTGTGGACCTGATCGACGTCAGCCCCAAGCAGCTGGTCTCGGTTGCGGCCTCTCTCATCCCGTTCCTTGAGAATGACGATGCGAACCGCGCCTTGATGGGCTCGAACATGATGCGTCAGGCTCTGCCGCTCTTGCAGGCCGAAGCGCCGCTGGTCGGGACGGGCATCGAGGGCGTTGTGGCCCGTGATTCCGGTGCAGCGATCATGGCGAAACGCGCAGGCATCATCGACCAAGTCGATGCTCAGCGTATCGTTGTGCGCGCCACGGAAGACATGGAGCCGGGTGATCCCGGCGTCGATATCTACCGCTTGCGCAAGTTCCAACGCTCCAACCAGAACAGCTGTATCAACCAGCGTCCTTTGGTGAAGGTGGGCGATACCGTGGGCAAGGGCGAGGTCATCGCCGATGGTCCCGCGACCGACATGGGCGAGCTGGCCGTTGGCCGGAACGTGGTCGTCGCGTTCATGCCGTGGAACGGATACAACTTTGAGGATTCGATCCTCATTTCCGAGCGTATGTCGCGCGATGATGTGTTCACCTCCGTGCATATCGAGGAATTCGAAGTGGCCGCCCGCGACACCAAGCTTGGCCCAGAAGAGATCACCCGCGATATCCCCAATGTCGGCGAGGAAGCCCTGCGCAACCTCGACGAGGCGGGCATCGTCTATATCGGCGCGGACGTGGAGCCGGGCGATATTCTGGTCGGCAAGATCACACCGAAGGGCGAAAGCCCAATGACGCCGGAGGAGAAACTTCTCCGTGCGATCTTTGGTGAGAAAGCCTCGGATGTGCGCGACACGTCGCTGCGCGTGAAGCCCGGTGACTTCGGCACTGTGGTCGAAGTGCGCGTCTTTAACCGCCACGGCGTGGAAAAAGACGAACGCGCGCTTCAGATCGAGCGTGAAGAGGTTGAGCGTCTGGCCCGCGACCGTGACGATGAGATGGCCATTCTGGACCGCAACATCTACGCGCGTCTCGGCACGATGATCCTCGGCAAAACTGCCGTCAAAGGCCCCAAAGGTGTCAAATCCAACTCCGAGATCACCGAAGAGCTGCTTGGCACGCTGACCAAGGGTCAGTGGTGGCAGCTTGCGCTGAAGGAAGAGGCGGACGCGCAGATCATGGAAGCCCTCAACGCGCAGTATGAGGCGCAGAAACGCGCTTTGGACGCACGGTTCGAGGATAAGGTCGAGAAGGTTCGCCGCGGCGATGATCTGCCCCCCGGCGTGATGAAGATGGTCAAAGTGTTCATCGCGGTGAAGCGTAAGCTTCAGCCCGGTGACAAGATGGCCGGTCGTCACGGCAACAAGGGTGTGATTTCCAAAGTGGTGCCGATGGAGGACATGCCGTTCCTCGCGGATGGCACGCCGGTTGATTTCTGCCTCAACCCTCTGGGCGTTCCCAGCCGGATGAACGTGGGTCAGATCCTTGAGACCCATATGGGTTGGGCCGCGCGCAGCTTTGGCATCAAGATTGACGAAGCGCTTCAGGACTATCGCCGCTCCGGCGATCTGACCCCTGTGCGCGAGGCGATGCGTCTGGCTTATGGTGATGATGTCTACGAAGAAGGCATTGAAGGCATGGGCGAGGATCAACTGGTCGAGGCCGCAGGCAATGTCACGACCGGTGTGCCGATTGCCACGCCGGTCTTTGATGGTGCCAAAGAGGCGGATGTGAACGATGCGCTGAGCCGCGCGGGTTTTGACACTTCGGGTCAGTCGATCCTGTTTGACGGTCGCACGGGCGAGCAGTTTGCGCGTCCTGTGACCGTCGGGGTGAAGTATCTGCTCAAGCTGCATCACCTTGTCGATGACAAGATCCACGCACGCTCCACTGGGCCTTACAGCCTCGTCACGCAGCAGCCTCTGGGTGGTAAAGCCCAGTTTGGCGGCCAGCGCTTCGGGGAGATGGAGGTCTGGGCTCTGGAAGCCTACGGCGCCGCCTACACGTTGCAAGAAATGCTGACTGTGAAGTCGGATGACGTGGCAGGCCGTACCAAGGTGTATGAAAGCATCGTCAAAGGCGAGGACAGCTTCGATGCCGGCGTGCCGGAATCGTTCAACGTGCTGGTCAAGGAGGTCCGCGGATTGGGCCTCAATATGGAACTCTTGGACTCGGAGGGGGAGGAATAG
- the rplL gene encoding 50S ribosomal protein L7/L12, giving the protein MADLKKLAEEIVGLTLLEAQELKTILKDEYGIEPAAGGAVMMAGPAGDGGGDAGEEQSEFDVILKSAGASKINVIKEVRAITGLGLKEAKDLVEAGGKAVKEQVSKDEAEDLKGKLEAAGAEVEIK; this is encoded by the coding sequence ATGGCTGATCTGAAAAAACTGGCAGAAGAGATCGTCGGTCTGACGCTTCTCGAAGCACAAGAACTGAAAACCATCCTCAAAGACGAGTATGGCATCGAGCCCGCCGCAGGCGGCGCTGTGATGATGGCGGGCCCTGCGGGCGACGGCGGCGGCGACGCTGGCGAAGAGCAGAGCGAATTCGACGTTATCCTGAAATCGGCAGGCGCCTCCAAGATCAACGTGATCAAGGAAGTCCGCGCGATCACTGGTCTGGGCCTCAAAGAAGCCAAGGACCTGGTCGAAGCCGGTGGCAAAGCCGTCAAGGAGCAAGTCTCCAAGGACGAAGCCGAAGACCTGAAGGGCAAGCTGGAAGCAGCTGGCGCCGAAGTCGAAATCAAGTAA